The following coding sequences lie in one Niabella agricola genomic window:
- a CDS encoding DUF445 domain-containing protein has translation MNNEIKSADAIKAAQLKKHKALATGLFLLMALVFLGCVYLLKSRTDIWIGYVKAFAEAAMVGALADWFAVTALFHHPMGLPIPHTNLIENSKKRIGDNLGNFVVSNFLNAKTLRPYIERLELSSVAAAWLVKAQHVQLLVTEASRLLKRMIETSDAQLITGFIARKAGELLDGVRLNEVVANGLGLIVERGDHERVLNFVLGKVRNYVIENEALVKQRVKEGSHFLIPGFVNNYIATKLTAGIANYLQEIEKDPQHKIRKDFNKQLLVFAETLKTSPEWQRDLESLKNDLLTPQKLEQYAGDIWKRLQAHALQDLSSEDSALRRYFKKSVEELAANLQQDAEMRTKIDRWIRYNAYHYILRNTKQAGALISNTVGNWEGKELSNKLELEVGKDLQFIRINGTLVGGIVGLLIYTISRLL, from the coding sequence ATGAATAATGAAATAAAATCGGCAGATGCAATAAAAGCTGCGCAACTAAAAAAACATAAGGCGCTGGCTACCGGCCTGTTTTTACTGATGGCGTTGGTATTCCTGGGTTGTGTATATCTGTTAAAAAGTCGTACCGATATATGGATCGGGTATGTAAAAGCGTTTGCTGAGGCGGCGATGGTGGGCGCATTGGCCGACTGGTTTGCGGTAACCGCCCTGTTTCATCACCCCATGGGGCTGCCCATACCACATACCAACCTGATTGAGAACAGCAAGAAACGTATCGGTGATAACCTTGGAAATTTTGTAGTGAGCAATTTTCTGAATGCTAAAACACTGCGTCCTTATATCGAACGGCTGGAGTTGAGCTCCGTGGCCGCTGCCTGGCTGGTCAAAGCGCAGCATGTACAATTACTGGTTACCGAAGCTTCGAGGTTGCTGAAGCGGATGATAGAAACATCGGATGCCCAGCTGATCACTGGTTTTATAGCCCGTAAGGCCGGGGAGCTCCTGGATGGCGTGCGGTTGAATGAGGTTGTGGCGAATGGTCTGGGGCTGATTGTAGAACGAGGTGATCATGAGCGCGTTCTGAATTTTGTACTTGGAAAGGTGCGCAATTATGTAATCGAAAATGAAGCACTGGTAAAGCAGCGGGTAAAGGAAGGGAGCCATTTCCTGATTCCCGGATTTGTAAATAATTATATCGCTACCAAACTCACGGCCGGTATTGCCAACTATTTGCAGGAGATCGAAAAAGATCCGCAGCACAAGATCCGGAAGGATTTTAATAAGCAATTACTGGTGTTTGCCGAAACGCTCAAAACCAGCCCCGAGTGGCAGCGCGACCTGGAATCGTTGAAAAATGACCTGCTTACTCCACAAAAATTGGAGCAATATGCCGGAGATATCTGGAAGCGGTTGCAGGCACACGCGCTTCAGGATCTTTCGTCGGAAGATTCGGCGCTGCGCCGGTATTTTAAAAAATCAGTAGAGGAACTGGCTGCCAACCTGCAGCAGGATGCCGAAATGCGCACCAAGATCGATCGCTGGATCCGTTATAACGCCTATCACTATATCCTCCGTAATACGAAGCAGGCGGGCGCGCTCATCAGCAATACCGTTGGTAACTGGGAAGGGAAGGAGTTGAGCAATAAGCTGGAACTGGAAGTAGGGAAAGACCTGCAGTTTATCCGCATCAATGGCACCCTGGTGGGAGGCATTGTTGGCCTGCTCATTTACACCATCAGCAGATTATTGTAA
- a CDS encoding MATE family efflux transporter, with the protein MNYKKEARNTLLLAFPIILGEIAQISLHLVDTAMIGALGYKELAAAALVLNVINIPFVLGIGVTISVAQMVSLAHGKYDRQLISHYLYNGFILCTLAAIIIAAAIVAGTEVLYHLDQDPEVVTYAAPLMRVMGISIIPMILFMTLKQFADGLQYTKTAMVLSLAAIPLNALLNWVFIYGHWGVPEFGLIGAGYATLITRTAIFVALALVILNHRVFRPYIAVARNQWKLNGTTFRQLLKIGIPSSLQIGMEAGAFAVSGILMGTIHATTQAAHQIALSCASFTFMVSMGLSQAGSIRVSTAFGARDLKRISVIGKSTIVLALIYGSFCCLLFILLRNQLPHLFNNNTEVLSLAATFLLLAAVFQISDSIQAISAGLLRGIKDVNVPTIFIAIAYWVLGIPIGCLLAFHFKMGGVGIWLGLIVGLTVSALFLTLRFLKKAKERNMNHEG; encoded by the coding sequence ATGAATTACAAGAAAGAGGCCAGAAATACGTTACTGCTCGCGTTTCCCATTATTCTTGGCGAAATTGCGCAAATCTCCTTACACCTGGTAGACACCGCAATGATCGGCGCGCTGGGATACAAGGAACTGGCTGCTGCAGCCCTGGTATTGAACGTAATCAATATTCCCTTTGTATTGGGCATCGGTGTTACCATTTCGGTAGCACAGATGGTTTCTCTGGCGCATGGGAAATACGACCGCCAGCTGATCTCTCATTACCTCTACAACGGGTTTATTCTCTGCACCCTTGCCGCCATTATTATTGCCGCGGCGATTGTAGCCGGCACTGAGGTCTTATACCACCTGGACCAGGATCCCGAGGTAGTAACTTATGCAGCTCCCCTGATGCGGGTTATGGGCATTTCGATCATTCCCATGATCCTGTTTATGACCCTAAAACAATTTGCTGACGGCCTGCAGTATACCAAAACAGCCATGGTGCTGTCACTCGCCGCCATACCATTGAATGCGCTCCTTAACTGGGTTTTTATTTACGGGCATTGGGGTGTACCTGAATTTGGATTAATCGGCGCAGGTTATGCCACCCTCATCACCCGTACCGCTATTTTTGTAGCGCTGGCTCTGGTGATCCTTAATCATCGCGTATTCAGGCCCTATATTGCCGTAGCCAGGAACCAATGGAAACTGAACGGCACTACTTTCCGGCAGCTATTAAAAATCGGTATTCCCAGCAGTCTGCAGATCGGGATGGAAGCCGGGGCCTTCGCGGTGTCAGGTATATTGATGGGTACCATTCACGCCACTACACAAGCGGCGCACCAGATTGCATTGAGCTGTGCTTCATTTACATTTATGGTATCTATGGGGCTATCGCAAGCCGGCTCTATCCGCGTAAGCACCGCCTTTGGTGCCAGGGACCTGAAACGCATTTCCGTAATCGGCAAAAGCACCATTGTGCTCGCGCTGATTTACGGTTCGTTTTGCTGCTTATTATTCATTTTGTTACGTAACCAGCTACCGCACCTCTTTAACAATAATACGGAAGTGCTTTCGCTGGCGGCCACCTTCCTGCTGCTGGCGGCCGTTTTCCAGATCTCCGATTCCATCCAGGCCATCAGCGCTGGTTTGCTAAGGGGTATCAAAGACGTAAATGTACCCACTATTTTTATTGCCATTGCCTACTGGGTATTAGGCATTCCGATCGGATGCCTGCTGGCTTTTCATTTTAAGATGGGCGGGGTAGGTATCTGGCTGGGATTGATCGTAGGGCTTACGGTTTCGGCGTTGTTTTTAACGCTTCGTTTTTTGAAGAAAGCGAAAGAGCGAAATATGAACCACGAAGGCTGA
- a CDS encoding bifunctional YncE family protein/alkaline phosphatase family protein, whose amino-acid sequence MNRVSCFIAAIVLAIMVVPGFSQPRVERDKILLPNGWSLTPAGTQLPLGDLPLNLVISNNRRLAAVTNNGQSTQTIDLVDLMTKKRIDSIIIAKSWYGLAFSSNDHYLYASGGHDNVVKRYALQNNRLALKDSFVLGEKWPNRIGTAGLDVDDKSTNQLYVVTREDSSLYIFDLATKKIKCKTGLGSEAYTCKLSPDRKKLYISIWGGGKLLVWDVARQKITATIATGNHPNEICISKNGKLLYVANANDNSVSVINTANNKVTETLNAALYPNAPSGSTSNGVALSADEKTLYVANADNNCLAVFDVSVPSKSVSKGFIPVGWYPTNVKVVGKQILVTNGKGLSSMANPYGPNPVNKKEVVLRHAGDSSRSAKVQYIAGLFRGSLSFIHTPTPQQLAVYARSVYQNTPYSKSKELNAQGEAGNPVPMKVGAPSPIKHVFYVIKENRTYDQVLGDVARGNGDSSLCLFGERITPNQHKIVSDFVLLDNFYVDAEVSADGHNWSMGAYATDYLEKTWPSSYGGRGGTYGGEGERKVANNRDGFIWDHAARSKVSFRTYGEFVDDGKAKLDVLSGHFARGYTGYDLSVADTTRFRQWKQDFDSLVAANALPQLTTLRFGNDHTEGMRAGRKTPFAHVADNDLAVGMFVDYISKSPIWKECAIFILEDDAQNGPDHVDAHRSTAYVISPYVKRRSVDHTMYSTSGMLRTIELILGMPPMTQYDAAATPMWRCFTAVPDFTAFDHLPANMNLLERNPAQGRLAAWSEQFDWSKEDAVPDLVFNDILWMGIKGTPAPSPVRAAFLKFPEKKKKGDDD is encoded by the coding sequence ATGAATCGAGTATCCTGTTTTATTGCTGCAATAGTACTGGCTATAATGGTTGTTCCCGGCTTTTCGCAGCCCCGGGTTGAACGTGATAAAATTTTACTTCCCAATGGCTGGTCGCTGACTCCGGCCGGAACCCAGCTTCCCCTGGGTGATCTGCCACTGAATCTGGTGATCAGCAATAACCGACGTCTGGCGGCCGTTACCAATAACGGGCAGAGCACGCAGACAATCGATCTGGTGGATCTGATGACAAAAAAAAGAATCGACAGCATCATCATAGCGAAATCCTGGTACGGACTGGCTTTTAGCAGTAACGACCATTATCTCTATGCATCCGGCGGCCATGATAATGTGGTAAAAAGATATGCGCTACAAAACAACCGCCTGGCTTTAAAGGACTCTTTTGTATTGGGTGAAAAATGGCCGAACCGTATCGGAACTGCTGGTTTGGATGTGGATGATAAAAGCACCAACCAGCTGTATGTGGTTACCCGGGAAGACAGTAGCCTCTATATATTTGACCTGGCCACTAAAAAAATAAAGTGTAAAACCGGGCTTGGATCGGAAGCCTATACCTGCAAACTGTCTCCCGACCGGAAAAAGCTTTATATCAGTATTTGGGGCGGAGGCAAATTGCTTGTATGGGATGTGGCCAGGCAAAAGATCACAGCAACGATCGCTACCGGAAATCATCCGAATGAGATCTGTATCAGTAAGAATGGAAAGCTGCTTTATGTGGCCAACGCTAATGACAACTCGGTGTCTGTGATCAACACGGCAAACAACAAAGTGACGGAGACGTTGAATGCGGCTCTTTATCCCAATGCCCCCAGTGGTTCTACCAGCAACGGAGTGGCGCTTTCAGCGGATGAGAAGACGCTGTATGTAGCTAACGCTGATAACAACTGCCTGGCAGTGTTTGATGTATCGGTGCCGTCAAAATCGGTTTCAAAGGGATTTATCCCCGTAGGCTGGTATCCCACCAATGTGAAGGTGGTGGGGAAGCAGATCCTGGTTACCAATGGTAAGGGGCTGTCATCCATGGCCAACCCTTATGGTCCCAACCCGGTGAATAAAAAAGAAGTGGTACTGCGGCATGCGGGCGATAGCAGTCGTTCTGCAAAAGTGCAGTATATAGCCGGGCTGTTTCGGGGCAGCCTGAGTTTTATTCATACACCCACACCACAGCAACTGGCGGTATATGCGCGTTCCGTCTACCAAAATACGCCCTATTCGAAAAGCAAAGAACTGAATGCACAGGGTGAAGCGGGTAATCCGGTTCCCATGAAAGTGGGCGCTCCTTCTCCCATTAAGCACGTGTTTTATGTGATCAAGGAAAACCGGACCTACGACCAGGTGCTGGGAGATGTTGCACGCGGAAACGGCGACAGCAGTCTTTGCCTGTTTGGTGAACGGATTACGCCGAACCAGCATAAGATTGTGAGCGACTTTGTACTGTTGGATAATTTTTATGTGGATGCGGAAGTAAGCGCCGACGGGCATAACTGGAGCATGGGCGCCTATGCCACCGACTATCTGGAAAAAACCTGGCCCTCGAGTTATGGCGGCCGTGGTGGTACATACGGTGGAGAGGGCGAGCGGAAGGTTGCCAATAACCGCGATGGGTTTATCTGGGATCATGCGGCAAGGAGTAAGGTCTCTTTCCGTACCTATGGCGAGTTTGTGGATGATGGGAAAGCAAAGCTGGATGTGCTCAGCGGACATTTTGCCCGGGGTTATACCGGCTACGATCTGAGTGTGGCAGATACCACCCGCTTCCGTCAGTGGAAGCAGGACTTTGACTCGTTGGTGGCGGCCAATGCGCTTCCTCAGCTGACTACTTTACGTTTTGGTAATGATCATACGGAAGGAATGCGGGCGGGCCGCAAGACGCCTTTTGCCCATGTGGCCGATAATGACCTGGCTGTGGGAATGTTTGTCGATTACATAAGTAAGAGTCCCATCTGGAAAGAATGCGCCATCTTTATCCTGGAAGACGATGCCCAAAATGGGCCGGATCATGTGGATGCCCACCGGAGTACGGCCTATGTAATCAGTCCCTATGTAAAACGGCGGTCTGTAGATCATACTATGTATTCCACTTCCGGCATGCTGCGTACCATAGAACTGATCCTGGGTATGCCACCTATGACGCAGTATGATGCTGCTGCAACGCCCATGTGGCGCTGTTTTACCGCTGTACCGGATTTTACTGCATTTGATCATTTGCCTGCAAATATGAACCTGCTGGAGCGTAATCCTGCGCAAGGGAGGCTGGCCGCCTGGAGCGAGCAGTTTGACTGGTCGAAAGAAGATGCCGTTCCGGACCTGGTATTTAATGATATCCTTTGGATGGGCATTAAAGGTACACCGGCACCTTCTCCTGTTCGGGCGGCGTTCCTGAAGTTCCCGGAAAAGAAAAAGAAAGGGGATGATGATTGA